The Phalacrocorax carbo chromosome 23, bPhaCar2.1, whole genome shotgun sequence genome includes a window with the following:
- the EIF2D gene encoding eukaryotic translation initiation factor 2D isoform X1, translating to MFCRALRVRSNTAIKGSDRRKLRTDVAAAFPNLSAEQLTEFIPNKEELNVIKMHSHKGEAITVYMNNRNPILFEIEKALYPTVYTLWVYPDLLPAFSTWPPVLQKLAGGADLMLPGVVVPSSGLPQVERGTLCAVTLLGNRAPVAVAVATMSTAEMLAAGMKGKGFAVLHTYTDHLWEYGDKSYPPTLAPSVTDSAEKESAEDEEEMEGKEPIVSFSTDPLQHVDVGGLSLKEQDSCAVVMGKEELNESRAVETAEGANTEVQQEAEDSRSPQEQMDALFNQCFFHALKCKVKKSDLPLLTSTFLRSHMFPCCPAGQQLDIKKSSYKKFSKFLQCMQHQKILQVKELNKGVESIVEVDWKHPDIKAFTVPEGFSSASAAPDSKSEDREQVYHAPEIIPLYGVSTKMIPLFQESGHRKGSILSSSEVRNIVINYVKTNELVDETNKNFVKVNAILCDCLLDKSEQDEIANLRWDDLLSRCLERLQPLHQVTFFGQEPVVRKGNIEPIDITIAQRSSNKKVTIIKNLELYGLDPQRVANILQQKVQASATITPVPGTKDRVQVQIQGNQIHHLAKMLLEEYQLPRKYIQGLEKAPKLGRKK from the exons ATGTTCTGCAGGGCGTTGCGGGTGAGATCCAACACCGCCATCAAGGGGTCCGATCG GAGAAAACTGCGAACTGATGTTGCAGCAGCTTTTCCTAACCTTAGTGCTGAACAATTGACTGAGTTTATTCCAAACAAGGAAGAGCTTAATGTCATCAAAATGCACTCTCACAAAGGGGAGGCCATCACTGTTTACATGAATAACAGGAACCCAATACTGTTTGAAATTGAGAAAGCTCTGTATCCGACAG TGTACACGCTGTGGGTCTACCCAGATCTTCTCCCTGCTTTTTCAACATGGCCCCCTGTGCTACAGAAACTAGCAGGAGGAGCAG atCTGATGCTGCCAGGAGTTGTAGTGCCATCTTCTGGCTTGCCTCAAGTAGAGCGGGGCACACTCTGCGCTGTCACCCTCTTGGGAAACAG AGCTCCGGTAGCAGTTGCGGTTGCCACGATGTCCACTGCGGAGATGCTGGCTGCTGGGATGAAGGGGAAGGGCTTTGCTGTGTTGCACACTTACACGGATCACCTCTG GGAATATGGTGACAAATCTTATCCTCCTACCTTAGCTCCCTCAGTAACAGATTCTGCTGAAAAGGAGAGTGCTGAAGATGAGGAAGAGATGGAGGGGAAGGAGCCCATCGTCAGCTTCTCCACTGACCCATTGCAGCATGTGGACGTTGGTGGTCTGAGCCTGAAGGAGCAAGACAGTTGTGCAGTAGTGATGGGAAAGGAGGAACTCAATGAGAGCAGAGCTGTAGAAACAGCTGAAGGTGCCAACACAGAGGTTCAGCAGGAAGCTGAAGACAGTAGGAGTCCACAAG AGCAAATGGATGCATTATTTAATCAGTGCTTTTTTCATGCCTTAAAATGCAAAGTCAAGAAGTCAGATCTCCCTCTGCTCACCAGCACATTTCTACGCAGCCATATGTTCCCATGCTG CCCTGCTGGACAACAACTGGACATAAAGAAATCAAGCTATAAGAAG TTCTCTAAATTCCTGCAATGTATGCAGCACCAGAAGATCTTACAAGTGAAGGAGCTGAACAAAGGTGTGGAGAGCATCGTGGAAGTGGACTGGAAACATCCAGA CATTAAAGCATTTACGGTACCTGAAGGATTTTCTTCAGCCTCTGCTGCCCCAGACAGCAAGAGTGAAGACAGAGAACAAGTGTACCATGCTCCTGAAATCATTCCGCTTTATGGGGTCTCAACAAAAATGATCCCACTCTTTCAGGAATCCGGACACAG AAAAGGCAGCATCCTCTCAAGCAGCGAGGTGAGAAACATCGTCATTAACTACGTGAAGACTAACGAGTTGGTTGacgaaacaaacaaaaa ctTTGTAAAGGTGAATGCCATTCTGTGCGACTGCCTGTTAGATAAATCGGAACAGGATGAAATCGCAAACCTTAGATGGGATGATCTCTTGAGCAG GTGCCTTGAACGACTGCAGCCCTTACACCAGGTGACATTTTTTGGACAAGAACCTGTTGTGAGGAAAGGAAACATTGAACCCATCGACATAACCATAGCACAGAGGTCCTCAAATAAGAAG GTGACAATTATCAAGAACCTTGAGCTCTATGGTCTAGACCCACAGCGTGTGGCCAACATTCTGCAACAAAAAGTACAGGCCAGTGCCACCATCACCCCAGTACCAGGAACAAAAGACAGAGTTCAGGTCCAGATCCAGGGCAACCAAATCCATCATCTGGCCAAGATGCTGCTAG AAGAATACCAGCTACCTCGGAAGTATATTCAAGGCCTCGAGAAGGCTCCAAAGCTTGGCCGGAAGAAGTAA
- the EIF2D gene encoding eukaryotic translation initiation factor 2D isoform X2 yields MAPCATETSRRSRSDAARSCSAIFWLASSRAGHTLRCHPLGKQSSGSSCGCHDVHCGDAGCWDEGEGLCCVAHLHGSPLGQLCQSQPNKQVVLHLDSTSLLSFKLRFRWRTEFMEEAPSVTDSAEKESAEDEEEMEGKEPIVSFSTDPLQHVDVGGLSLKEQDSCAVVMGKEELNESRAVETAEGANTEVQQEAEDSRSPQEQMDALFNQCFFHALKCKVKKSDLPLLTSTFLRSHMFPCCPAGQQLDIKKSSYKKFSKFLQCMQHQKILQVKELNKGVESIVEVDWKHPDIKAFTVPEGFSSASAAPDSKSEDREQVYHAPEIIPLYGVSTKMIPLFQESGHRKGSILSSSEVRNIVINYVKTNELVDETNKNFVKVNAILCDCLLDKSEQDEIANLRWDDLLSRCLERLQPLHQVTFFGQEPVVRKGNIEPIDITIAQRSSNKKVTIIKNLELYGLDPQRVANILQQKVQASATITPVPGTKDRVQVQIQGNQIHHLAKMLLEEYQLPRKYIQGLEKAPKLGRKK; encoded by the exons ATGGCCCCCTGTGCTACAGAAACTAGCAGGAGGAGCAG atCTGATGCTGCCAGGAGTTGTAGTGCCATCTTCTGGCTTGCCTCAAGTAGAGCGGGGCACACTCTGCGCTGTCACCCTCTTGGGAAACAG AGCTCCGGTAGCAGTTGCGGTTGCCACGATGTCCACTGCGGAGATGCTGGCTGCTGGGATGAAGGGGAAGGGCTTTGCTGTGTTGCACACTTACACGGATCACCTCTG GGTCAACTGTGCCAGTCTCAACCAAATAAACAAGTTGTTCTGCATTTGGATTCAACTAGTCTGCTCAGTTTTAAATTGAGATTCAGGTGGAGAACAGAGTTTATGGAGGAAG CTCCCTCAGTAACAGATTCTGCTGAAAAGGAGAGTGCTGAAGATGAGGAAGAGATGGAGGGGAAGGAGCCCATCGTCAGCTTCTCCACTGACCCATTGCAGCATGTGGACGTTGGTGGTCTGAGCCTGAAGGAGCAAGACAGTTGTGCAGTAGTGATGGGAAAGGAGGAACTCAATGAGAGCAGAGCTGTAGAAACAGCTGAAGGTGCCAACACAGAGGTTCAGCAGGAAGCTGAAGACAGTAGGAGTCCACAAG AGCAAATGGATGCATTATTTAATCAGTGCTTTTTTCATGCCTTAAAATGCAAAGTCAAGAAGTCAGATCTCCCTCTGCTCACCAGCACATTTCTACGCAGCCATATGTTCCCATGCTG CCCTGCTGGACAACAACTGGACATAAAGAAATCAAGCTATAAGAAG TTCTCTAAATTCCTGCAATGTATGCAGCACCAGAAGATCTTACAAGTGAAGGAGCTGAACAAAGGTGTGGAGAGCATCGTGGAAGTGGACTGGAAACATCCAGA CATTAAAGCATTTACGGTACCTGAAGGATTTTCTTCAGCCTCTGCTGCCCCAGACAGCAAGAGTGAAGACAGAGAACAAGTGTACCATGCTCCTGAAATCATTCCGCTTTATGGGGTCTCAACAAAAATGATCCCACTCTTTCAGGAATCCGGACACAG AAAAGGCAGCATCCTCTCAAGCAGCGAGGTGAGAAACATCGTCATTAACTACGTGAAGACTAACGAGTTGGTTGacgaaacaaacaaaaa ctTTGTAAAGGTGAATGCCATTCTGTGCGACTGCCTGTTAGATAAATCGGAACAGGATGAAATCGCAAACCTTAGATGGGATGATCTCTTGAGCAG GTGCCTTGAACGACTGCAGCCCTTACACCAGGTGACATTTTTTGGACAAGAACCTGTTGTGAGGAAAGGAAACATTGAACCCATCGACATAACCATAGCACAGAGGTCCTCAAATAAGAAG GTGACAATTATCAAGAACCTTGAGCTCTATGGTCTAGACCCACAGCGTGTGGCCAACATTCTGCAACAAAAAGTACAGGCCAGTGCCACCATCACCCCAGTACCAGGAACAAAAGACAGAGTTCAGGTCCAGATCCAGGGCAACCAAATCCATCATCTGGCCAAGATGCTGCTAG AAGAATACCAGCTACCTCGGAAGTATATTCAAGGCCTCGAGAAGGCTCCAAAGCTTGGCCGGAAGAAGTAA
- the EIF2D gene encoding eukaryotic translation initiation factor 2D isoform X4, with protein MLPGVVVPSSGLPQVERGTLCAVTLLGNRAPVAVAVATMSTAEMLAAGMKGKGFAVLHTYTDHLWEYGDKSYPPTLAPSVTDSAEKESAEDEEEMEGKEPIVSFSTDPLQHVDVGGLSLKEQDSCAVVMGKEELNESRAVETAEGANTEVQQEAEDSRSPQEQMDALFNQCFFHALKCKVKKSDLPLLTSTFLRSHMFPCCPAGQQLDIKKSSYKKFSKFLQCMQHQKILQVKELNKGVESIVEVDWKHPDIKAFTVPEGFSSASAAPDSKSEDREQVYHAPEIIPLYGVSTKMIPLFQESGHRKGSILSSSEVRNIVINYVKTNELVDETNKNFVKVNAILCDCLLDKSEQDEIANLRWDDLLSRCLERLQPLHQVTFFGQEPVVRKGNIEPIDITIAQRSSNKKVTIIKNLELYGLDPQRVANILQQKVQASATITPVPGTKDRVQVQIQGNQIHHLAKMLLEEYQLPRKYIQGLEKAPKLGRKK; from the exons ATGCTGCCAGGAGTTGTAGTGCCATCTTCTGGCTTGCCTCAAGTAGAGCGGGGCACACTCTGCGCTGTCACCCTCTTGGGAAACAG AGCTCCGGTAGCAGTTGCGGTTGCCACGATGTCCACTGCGGAGATGCTGGCTGCTGGGATGAAGGGGAAGGGCTTTGCTGTGTTGCACACTTACACGGATCACCTCTG GGAATATGGTGACAAATCTTATCCTCCTACCTTAGCTCCCTCAGTAACAGATTCTGCTGAAAAGGAGAGTGCTGAAGATGAGGAAGAGATGGAGGGGAAGGAGCCCATCGTCAGCTTCTCCACTGACCCATTGCAGCATGTGGACGTTGGTGGTCTGAGCCTGAAGGAGCAAGACAGTTGTGCAGTAGTGATGGGAAAGGAGGAACTCAATGAGAGCAGAGCTGTAGAAACAGCTGAAGGTGCCAACACAGAGGTTCAGCAGGAAGCTGAAGACAGTAGGAGTCCACAAG AGCAAATGGATGCATTATTTAATCAGTGCTTTTTTCATGCCTTAAAATGCAAAGTCAAGAAGTCAGATCTCCCTCTGCTCACCAGCACATTTCTACGCAGCCATATGTTCCCATGCTG CCCTGCTGGACAACAACTGGACATAAAGAAATCAAGCTATAAGAAG TTCTCTAAATTCCTGCAATGTATGCAGCACCAGAAGATCTTACAAGTGAAGGAGCTGAACAAAGGTGTGGAGAGCATCGTGGAAGTGGACTGGAAACATCCAGA CATTAAAGCATTTACGGTACCTGAAGGATTTTCTTCAGCCTCTGCTGCCCCAGACAGCAAGAGTGAAGACAGAGAACAAGTGTACCATGCTCCTGAAATCATTCCGCTTTATGGGGTCTCAACAAAAATGATCCCACTCTTTCAGGAATCCGGACACAG AAAAGGCAGCATCCTCTCAAGCAGCGAGGTGAGAAACATCGTCATTAACTACGTGAAGACTAACGAGTTGGTTGacgaaacaaacaaaaa ctTTGTAAAGGTGAATGCCATTCTGTGCGACTGCCTGTTAGATAAATCGGAACAGGATGAAATCGCAAACCTTAGATGGGATGATCTCTTGAGCAG GTGCCTTGAACGACTGCAGCCCTTACACCAGGTGACATTTTTTGGACAAGAACCTGTTGTGAGGAAAGGAAACATTGAACCCATCGACATAACCATAGCACAGAGGTCCTCAAATAAGAAG GTGACAATTATCAAGAACCTTGAGCTCTATGGTCTAGACCCACAGCGTGTGGCCAACATTCTGCAACAAAAAGTACAGGCCAGTGCCACCATCACCCCAGTACCAGGAACAAAAGACAGAGTTCAGGTCCAGATCCAGGGCAACCAAATCCATCATCTGGCCAAGATGCTGCTAG AAGAATACCAGCTACCTCGGAAGTATATTCAAGGCCTCGAGAAGGCTCCAAAGCTTGGCCGGAAGAAGTAA
- the EIF2D gene encoding eukaryotic translation initiation factor 2D isoform X3: protein MDKKSDAARSCSAIFWLASSRAGHTLRCHPLGKQSSGSSCGCHDVHCGDAGCWDEGEGLCCVAHLHGSPLGQLCQSQPNKQVVLHLDSTSLLSFKLRFRWRTEFMEEAPSVTDSAEKESAEDEEEMEGKEPIVSFSTDPLQHVDVGGLSLKEQDSCAVVMGKEELNESRAVETAEGANTEVQQEAEDSRSPQEQMDALFNQCFFHALKCKVKKSDLPLLTSTFLRSHMFPCCPAGQQLDIKKSSYKKFSKFLQCMQHQKILQVKELNKGVESIVEVDWKHPDIKAFTVPEGFSSASAAPDSKSEDREQVYHAPEIIPLYGVSTKMIPLFQESGHRKGSILSSSEVRNIVINYVKTNELVDETNKNFVKVNAILCDCLLDKSEQDEIANLRWDDLLSRCLERLQPLHQVTFFGQEPVVRKGNIEPIDITIAQRSSNKKVTIIKNLELYGLDPQRVANILQQKVQASATITPVPGTKDRVQVQIQGNQIHHLAKMLLEEYQLPRKYIQGLEKAPKLGRKK, encoded by the exons ATGGATAAGAA atCTGATGCTGCCAGGAGTTGTAGTGCCATCTTCTGGCTTGCCTCAAGTAGAGCGGGGCACACTCTGCGCTGTCACCCTCTTGGGAAACAG AGCTCCGGTAGCAGTTGCGGTTGCCACGATGTCCACTGCGGAGATGCTGGCTGCTGGGATGAAGGGGAAGGGCTTTGCTGTGTTGCACACTTACACGGATCACCTCTG GGTCAACTGTGCCAGTCTCAACCAAATAAACAAGTTGTTCTGCATTTGGATTCAACTAGTCTGCTCAGTTTTAAATTGAGATTCAGGTGGAGAACAGAGTTTATGGAGGAAG CTCCCTCAGTAACAGATTCTGCTGAAAAGGAGAGTGCTGAAGATGAGGAAGAGATGGAGGGGAAGGAGCCCATCGTCAGCTTCTCCACTGACCCATTGCAGCATGTGGACGTTGGTGGTCTGAGCCTGAAGGAGCAAGACAGTTGTGCAGTAGTGATGGGAAAGGAGGAACTCAATGAGAGCAGAGCTGTAGAAACAGCTGAAGGTGCCAACACAGAGGTTCAGCAGGAAGCTGAAGACAGTAGGAGTCCACAAG AGCAAATGGATGCATTATTTAATCAGTGCTTTTTTCATGCCTTAAAATGCAAAGTCAAGAAGTCAGATCTCCCTCTGCTCACCAGCACATTTCTACGCAGCCATATGTTCCCATGCTG CCCTGCTGGACAACAACTGGACATAAAGAAATCAAGCTATAAGAAG TTCTCTAAATTCCTGCAATGTATGCAGCACCAGAAGATCTTACAAGTGAAGGAGCTGAACAAAGGTGTGGAGAGCATCGTGGAAGTGGACTGGAAACATCCAGA CATTAAAGCATTTACGGTACCTGAAGGATTTTCTTCAGCCTCTGCTGCCCCAGACAGCAAGAGTGAAGACAGAGAACAAGTGTACCATGCTCCTGAAATCATTCCGCTTTATGGGGTCTCAACAAAAATGATCCCACTCTTTCAGGAATCCGGACACAG AAAAGGCAGCATCCTCTCAAGCAGCGAGGTGAGAAACATCGTCATTAACTACGTGAAGACTAACGAGTTGGTTGacgaaacaaacaaaaa ctTTGTAAAGGTGAATGCCATTCTGTGCGACTGCCTGTTAGATAAATCGGAACAGGATGAAATCGCAAACCTTAGATGGGATGATCTCTTGAGCAG GTGCCTTGAACGACTGCAGCCCTTACACCAGGTGACATTTTTTGGACAAGAACCTGTTGTGAGGAAAGGAAACATTGAACCCATCGACATAACCATAGCACAGAGGTCCTCAAATAAGAAG GTGACAATTATCAAGAACCTTGAGCTCTATGGTCTAGACCCACAGCGTGTGGCCAACATTCTGCAACAAAAAGTACAGGCCAGTGCCACCATCACCCCAGTACCAGGAACAAAAGACAGAGTTCAGGTCCAGATCCAGGGCAACCAAATCCATCATCTGGCCAAGATGCTGCTAG AAGAATACCAGCTACCTCGGAAGTATATTCAAGGCCTCGAGAAGGCTCCAAAGCTTGGCCGGAAGAAGTAA
- the DYRK3 gene encoding dual specificity tyrosine-phosphorylation-regulated kinase 3 isoform X2 codes for MFCEEGGPPALPRPAEPRGRRGPGPGLGLGPGPALPAQCAGAGRRGAVPLATAGPGAGGRPQPERGLAARRGSAGAGRARRAGRRRRGARRGMGAVPPRHHAAGQEAGGAPRFRFGDGLYDSYMRIDQIRYQEPTNEEHSPPGLPSLGRSNVSSNKLAMKDLPLAGSQVKVEQLFEDSGNRRSSTLQSAGITGSERPLPSLTKDKSIESVSTSKGGGSSSKAHKAISQAPEQAVKQYKHQLSAYEQQEIFNFSEIYFVGPAAKKRQGVIGGPNNGGYDDDQGSYIHVPHDHLAYRYEVLKIIGKGSFGQVAKVYDHKLHQHLALKMVRNEKRFHRQAAEEIRILEHLKKQDKTGSMNVIHMLESFTFRNHICMTFELLSMNLYELIKRNKFQGFSIQLVRKFAHSILQCLDALYRNKIIHCDLKPENILLKQQGRSGIKVIDFGSSCFEHQRVYTYIQSRFYRAPEVILGSRYGMPIDMWSFGCILVELLTGYPLFPGEDEGDQLACMMELLGMPPQKLLDQSKRAKNFISSKGHPRYCIVTTHADGRVTLNGSRSRRGKIRGAPGNKDWVTALKGCDDPLFIEFLKECLSWDPSARMTPSQALRHPWICKRTPKPPSTDKTSNKRISSYTSSFTGIGSKLPPVVGVANKLRANLTSDSNGSIPLCTVLPKLVS; via the exons atgttttgtGAGGAGGGAGgacctccagccctgccccggcccGCGGAGCCCCGCGGGCGGCGAGGACCCGGCCCCGGCCTCGGTctcggccccggcccggccctcccGGCGCAGTGCGCAggcgccgggcggcggggggccgtTCCCCTGGCAAcggccgggcccggggcgggcgggcggccgcaGCCTGAGCGGGGcctcgccgcccgccgcggcAGCGCTGGAGCGGGGAGAGCCCGGAGAGCGGGcaggcggcggcgcggggcccggcgggggatGGGGGCCGTCCCCCCCCGCCACCATGCTGCTGGGCAGGAAGCCGGAGGCGCCCCTCGGTTCAG GTTTGGAGACGGATTATATGACTCCTACATGAGGATAGATCAGATCAGGTACCAAGAGCCTACAAATGAAGAACACAGCCCTCCAGGACTTCCGTCCCTTGGAAGATCTAAT GTTTCTAGCAACAAACTTGCAATGAAGGATCTCCCTCTGGCTGGAAGTCAGGTCAAAGTGGAGCAATTATTTGAGGACTCTGGCAACAGAAGGAGTAGCACTCTTCAGTCTGCAGGAATTACTGGTTCAGAAAGacctcttccttccctgacaAAAGATAAAAGCATAGAGAGTGTAAGCACTTCTAAAGGTGGTGGTAGTTCCTCAAAAGCACATAAAGCCATTTCCCAAGCTCCAGAGCAAGCTGTCAAACAGTACAAACATCAGTTATCTGCTTATGAGCAGCAGgagatatttaatttttctgaaatttactTTGTGGGTCCAGCAGCAAAAAAGAGACAAGGAGTTATTGGTGGTCCCAACAATGGAGGTTATGATGACGACCAAGGCAGCTACATTCACGTGCCCCACGACCATCTTGCTTACCGGTACGAAGTACTCAAAATCATTGGCAAGGGCAGTTTTGGACAAGTTGCTAAGGTCTACGATCACAAACTCCACCAACACTTAGCCTTAAAGATGGTTCGCAATGAAAAGAGATTCCATCGCCAAGCAGCGGAAGAAATCCGGATTCTGGAGCATCTGAAGAAGCAGGATAAAACGGGCAGTATGAATGTTATTCACATGCTGGAAAGCTTCACCTTTCGGAACCACATCTGTATGACCTTTGAACTCTTGAGTATGAACCTTTATGAgctgattaaaagaaataagtttCAGGGCTTCAGCATCCAACTGGTGCGCAAGTTTGCTCACTCTATATTGCAGTGTTTGGATGCCCTTTATAGAAACAAAATCATACACTGTGACTTGAAGCCAGAAAATATCCTCCTAAAACAGCAAGGGAGGAGTGGAATCAAGGTTATAGATTTTGGGTCCAGCTGTTTTGAGCACCAAAGAGTCTACACATATATTCAGTCTCGATTTTATCGGGCACCAGAGGTGATTCTGGGAAGTCGCTATGGGATGCCCATAGACATGTGGAGTTTTGGCTGCATTCTGGTGGAGCTGTTGACTGGATATCCTCTTTTTCCTGGAGAGGATGAGGGAGACCAGTTGGCTTGCATGATGGAACTTCTTGGAATGCCACCTCAGAAGCTTTTGGATCAATCCAAGCGAGCCAAGAACTTCATCAGCTCTAAGGGTCATCCTCGCTACTGCATTGTAACTACGCATGCAGATGGAAGAGTGACCCTTAACGGGAGTCGATCGCGCCGGGGTAAAATACGAGGCGCTCCAGGGAACAAAGACTGGGTGACGGCACTGAAAGGCTGCGACGATCCCTTGTTTATAGAGTTCTTAAAAGAATGTCTCAGCTGGGATCCTTCCGCACGCATGACTCCGAGTCAAGCTTTGAGGCACCCTTGGATTTGTAAACGAACGCCCAAACCACCCAGCACTGATAAAACCTCCAATAAACGGATTTCTAGCTACACAAGTTCTTTCACAGGAATAGGTTCCAAGTTGCCTCCCGTAGTTGGAGTAGCGAACAAGCTGAGGGCTAATTTAACATCCGACTCCAATGGCAGTATACCTCTATGTACTGTGCTGCCCAAACTGGTCAGCTAA
- the DYRK3 gene encoding dual specificity tyrosine-phosphorylation-regulated kinase 3 isoform X1 has protein sequence MLLGRKPEAPLGSARFGDGLYDSYMRIDQIRYQEPTNEEHSPPGLPSLGRSNVSSNKLAMKDLPLAGSQVKVEQLFEDSGNRRSSTLQSAGITGSERPLPSLTKDKSIESVSTSKGGGSSSKAHKAISQAPEQAVKQYKHQLSAYEQQEIFNFSEIYFVGPAAKKRQGVIGGPNNGGYDDDQGSYIHVPHDHLAYRYEVLKIIGKGSFGQVAKVYDHKLHQHLALKMVRNEKRFHRQAAEEIRILEHLKKQDKTGSMNVIHMLESFTFRNHICMTFELLSMNLYELIKRNKFQGFSIQLVRKFAHSILQCLDALYRNKIIHCDLKPENILLKQQGRSGIKVIDFGSSCFEHQRVYTYIQSRFYRAPEVILGSRYGMPIDMWSFGCILVELLTGYPLFPGEDEGDQLACMMELLGMPPQKLLDQSKRAKNFISSKGHPRYCIVTTHADGRVTLNGSRSRRGKIRGAPGNKDWVTALKGCDDPLFIEFLKECLSWDPSARMTPSQALRHPWICKRTPKPPSTDKTSNKRISSYTSSFTGIGSKLPPVVGVANKLRANLTSDSNGSIPLCTVLPKLVS, from the exons ATGCTGCTGGGCAGGAAGCCGGAGGCGCCCCTCGGTTCAG CCAGGTTTGGAGACGGATTATATGACTCCTACATGAGGATAGATCAGATCAGGTACCAAGAGCCTACAAATGAAGAACACAGCCCTCCAGGACTTCCGTCCCTTGGAAGATCTAAT GTTTCTAGCAACAAACTTGCAATGAAGGATCTCCCTCTGGCTGGAAGTCAGGTCAAAGTGGAGCAATTATTTGAGGACTCTGGCAACAGAAGGAGTAGCACTCTTCAGTCTGCAGGAATTACTGGTTCAGAAAGacctcttccttccctgacaAAAGATAAAAGCATAGAGAGTGTAAGCACTTCTAAAGGTGGTGGTAGTTCCTCAAAAGCACATAAAGCCATTTCCCAAGCTCCAGAGCAAGCTGTCAAACAGTACAAACATCAGTTATCTGCTTATGAGCAGCAGgagatatttaatttttctgaaatttactTTGTGGGTCCAGCAGCAAAAAAGAGACAAGGAGTTATTGGTGGTCCCAACAATGGAGGTTATGATGACGACCAAGGCAGCTACATTCACGTGCCCCACGACCATCTTGCTTACCGGTACGAAGTACTCAAAATCATTGGCAAGGGCAGTTTTGGACAAGTTGCTAAGGTCTACGATCACAAACTCCACCAACACTTAGCCTTAAAGATGGTTCGCAATGAAAAGAGATTCCATCGCCAAGCAGCGGAAGAAATCCGGATTCTGGAGCATCTGAAGAAGCAGGATAAAACGGGCAGTATGAATGTTATTCACATGCTGGAAAGCTTCACCTTTCGGAACCACATCTGTATGACCTTTGAACTCTTGAGTATGAACCTTTATGAgctgattaaaagaaataagtttCAGGGCTTCAGCATCCAACTGGTGCGCAAGTTTGCTCACTCTATATTGCAGTGTTTGGATGCCCTTTATAGAAACAAAATCATACACTGTGACTTGAAGCCAGAAAATATCCTCCTAAAACAGCAAGGGAGGAGTGGAATCAAGGTTATAGATTTTGGGTCCAGCTGTTTTGAGCACCAAAGAGTCTACACATATATTCAGTCTCGATTTTATCGGGCACCAGAGGTGATTCTGGGAAGTCGCTATGGGATGCCCATAGACATGTGGAGTTTTGGCTGCATTCTGGTGGAGCTGTTGACTGGATATCCTCTTTTTCCTGGAGAGGATGAGGGAGACCAGTTGGCTTGCATGATGGAACTTCTTGGAATGCCACCTCAGAAGCTTTTGGATCAATCCAAGCGAGCCAAGAACTTCATCAGCTCTAAGGGTCATCCTCGCTACTGCATTGTAACTACGCATGCAGATGGAAGAGTGACCCTTAACGGGAGTCGATCGCGCCGGGGTAAAATACGAGGCGCTCCAGGGAACAAAGACTGGGTGACGGCACTGAAAGGCTGCGACGATCCCTTGTTTATAGAGTTCTTAAAAGAATGTCTCAGCTGGGATCCTTCCGCACGCATGACTCCGAGTCAAGCTTTGAGGCACCCTTGGATTTGTAAACGAACGCCCAAACCACCCAGCACTGATAAAACCTCCAATAAACGGATTTCTAGCTACACAAGTTCTTTCACAGGAATAGGTTCCAAGTTGCCTCCCGTAGTTGGAGTAGCGAACAAGCTGAGGGCTAATTTAACATCCGACTCCAATGGCAGTATACCTCTATGTACTGTGCTGCCCAAACTGGTCAGCTAA